The Methanobacterium formicicum genome includes a region encoding these proteins:
- a CDS encoding GNAT family N-acetyltransferase, with translation MENMIIVETDASNLNLVQPLWEKLNQHHLKQESNFKEHYAHFTFQKRVEVLLEKSREGDMHIGLVKNKKSGIPVAYCITTINPDKEGEIDSIYVAENCRGQGWGDELMKRSLKWMKGKGVTKKSVRVSFGNQETVPFYERYGFCRRSVTLEQIPDEER, from the coding sequence ATGGAAAATATGATAATTGTTGAAACTGATGCCAGTAATCTGAATTTAGTCCAGCCACTGTGGGAAAAACTGAATCAACACCATCTAAAACAGGAATCAAATTTCAAGGAGCATTATGCCCATTTCACCTTCCAAAAACGAGTTGAGGTTCTGTTGGAAAAGTCCCGGGAAGGAGATATGCACATCGGACTGGTAAAGAATAAAAAATCAGGAATACCAGTGGCCTACTGCATCACCACCATCAACCCGGATAAAGAAGGAGAAATTGATTCCATCTACGTTGCAGAGAATTGCCGGGGCCAGGGTTGGGGAGATGAGTTAATGAAACGTTCCCTGAAATGGATGAAGGGAAAAGGTGTGACTAAAAAGAGTGTACGGGTGTCTTTTGGTAATCAGGAAACTGTGCCCTTCTATGAACGTTACGGATTCTGCCGGCGATCGGTAACCCTGGAGCAAATCCCTGATGAAGAACGGTAA